In one window of Nakamurella sp. PAMC28650 DNA:
- a CDS encoding class I SAM-dependent methyltransferase, whose product MSNPMDAFPGFFDRADPSPDGEFYSVPRLVTHIDDQAIAAVAALYAELGVDGDAAQPHRVLDLMSSWTSHLVSAPAELIVLGLNQIELDANKMATERIVQDLNVDPRLPLADKSMDAVLCCVSVDYLIHPVEVLAETARVMRPGAPIAITFSNRCFPSKAIRGWLATDDATHGAIIGEYLRLAGGFTPAEITVRTPSGNYPGDPLYAVVCRRR is encoded by the coding sequence CACCTGACGGCGAGTTCTACTCCGTCCCGCGGCTGGTCACCCATATCGACGACCAAGCCATCGCCGCTGTGGCGGCTCTGTACGCAGAACTGGGGGTGGACGGCGATGCAGCCCAACCCCACCGGGTCCTGGATCTCATGTCGTCCTGGACCTCACATCTGGTGAGCGCCCCGGCCGAGCTGATCGTGCTGGGCCTGAACCAGATCGAGTTGGACGCCAACAAGATGGCCACCGAACGAATCGTGCAGGACCTCAACGTGGATCCGCGACTTCCGCTGGCCGACAAGTCGATGGATGCAGTGCTGTGCTGTGTGTCGGTGGACTACCTGATCCATCCGGTGGAAGTACTGGCCGAAACCGCCCGGGTCATGCGACCCGGCGCGCCCATCGCCATCACGTTTTCCAACCGGTGCTTCCCGTCCAAGGCGATCCGAGGCTGGCTGGCCACCGATGATGCCACCCACGGCGCCATCATCGGTGAGTACCTGCGGCTCGCCGGCGGATTCACCCCCGCCGAGATCACTGTTCGCACACCCAGCGGCAACTACCCCGGCGATCCCCTCTACGCGGTTGTCTGCCGCCGCCGCTGA